A window of the Rhodoferax sp. GW822-FHT02A01 genome harbors these coding sequences:
- a CDS encoding response regulator transcription factor produces MIKVVLCDDHAMVRRGIRDTLSEAVDIQVVGESGSYSEVREVLRSAACDVLILDLNLPGRGGLEVLSSLRESGSAVRVLIVSMFAEDQYAIRCLRAGAHGYLNKAGDPAELIAAVRTIAQGRKYVTAAVSDMLVNNLAEPSAETLHSTLSERELQTLLKIASGKKLSEIAEELMLSPKTVSVYRARLLEKLKLNNNAELTVYAIRNELV; encoded by the coding sequence GTGATCAAAGTAGTACTGTGTGATGACCACGCCATGGTGCGCAGAGGCATTCGCGACACGCTCAGTGAAGCCGTGGACATCCAGGTCGTAGGCGAGTCGGGCAGTTATTCTGAAGTGCGCGAAGTTCTGCGATCAGCGGCCTGTGATGTGCTGATTCTTGACCTGAATCTGCCGGGCCGAGGCGGCCTGGAAGTGCTTTCTTCCCTGCGCGAATCGGGCTCCGCCGTGCGTGTGCTGATTGTTTCCATGTTCGCCGAGGACCAATACGCCATTCGCTGCCTGCGCGCCGGCGCCCATGGATACCTCAACAAGGCGGGAGACCCGGCCGAACTGATCGCTGCAGTGCGCACGATTGCGCAAGGACGCAAATACGTGACGGCTGCGGTGTCCGACATGTTGGTCAACAACCTGGCCGAACCCAGCGCCGAGACATTGCACTCCACCTTGTCCGAGCGGGAGCTGCAAACCCTGCTGAAGATTGCCTCCGGCAAGAAACTCTCGGAAATTGCCGAAGAGCTGATGCTCAGTCCCAAGACCGTAAGCGTCTACCGCGCCCGGCTACTGGAAAAGCTCAAACTCAACAACAACGCCGAGTTGACTGTCTACGCCATTCGCAACGAGCTGGTCTGA
- the fliR gene encoding flagellar biosynthetic protein FliR has product MISLSEAQLAAWISPIFWPFIRVLAVFTSAPVLSSKAFTTRGRVALAFLVALASQASLPPAAIVGFNDPGALGVVVQEVGVGLCIGFAVRVVFSAVELAGEVVGFQMGLNFASFFDPSLNSQSSAVARFFTQMTSLLFIVMNGHLMVLMAINRSFVAFPVGQNFLKTLSQMQLHKLGSEIFSSALWIAMPMVGLLMFSNLAMGIISRVAPQMNIFAIGFPVTLLVGLVGIAFTLPMLDQPFINLMTRVIEIFG; this is encoded by the coding sequence GTGATCAGTCTTTCCGAGGCGCAGCTTGCTGCCTGGATATCGCCGATCTTTTGGCCGTTCATCCGTGTGCTGGCTGTGTTTACCTCGGCACCCGTACTTTCTTCCAAGGCCTTTACCACCCGAGGCCGGGTGGCCCTTGCTTTTCTGGTGGCCCTGGCATCTCAGGCCAGTTTGCCACCTGCTGCCATCGTCGGCTTCAATGATCCTGGCGCCCTTGGTGTAGTGGTGCAGGAGGTGGGGGTGGGGCTATGCATTGGCTTTGCCGTACGCGTGGTGTTCTCGGCCGTGGAGCTGGCTGGAGAGGTGGTGGGTTTTCAGATGGGGCTGAACTTCGCGTCTTTCTTTGACCCCAGTCTGAACTCCCAGTCCAGTGCTGTGGCACGCTTCTTTACCCAGATGACGTCGCTGCTGTTCATCGTGATGAACGGACACCTGATGGTGCTGATGGCAATCAACCGAAGCTTCGTGGCATTCCCGGTTGGACAGAACTTTCTGAAGACTTTGTCGCAGATGCAGTTGCACAAGCTGGGTTCCGAAATCTTCTCCAGCGCACTGTGGATTGCCATGCCCATGGTAGGACTCTTGATGTTCAGCAATTTGGCCATGGGCATCATTTCGCGGGTTGCGCCGCAAATGAACATTTTTGCCATTGGCTTTCCGGTCACCTTGCTGGTGGGGTTGGTGGGGATTGCCTTTACCCTCCCCATGCTGGACCAGCCCTTCATCAATCTGATGACACGGGTCATCGAGATCTTTGGCTAA
- the fliQ gene encoding flagellar biosynthesis protein FliQ, with amino-acid sequence MNSQMVLTMGQEALLMLLMVSSPVLGAALVVGLLVSLFQAVTQIHEATLAFVPKLIAVVAVFAIAGPWMLTMLVEYIRRTLEAIPGSVV; translated from the coding sequence ATGAATTCCCAGATGGTGTTGACCATGGGCCAGGAGGCCCTGCTGATGTTGTTGATGGTATCGTCGCCCGTGTTGGGGGCGGCGTTGGTGGTGGGTCTGCTGGTAAGCCTTTTTCAGGCGGTTACCCAGATTCATGAAGCCACGCTGGCCTTTGTGCCCAAGCTGATTGCCGTGGTGGCTGTGTTCGCCATTGCCGGTCCTTGGATGCTCACGATGCTGGTCGAGTACATACGCCGTACCCTGGAAGCCATTCCCGGCTCCGTGGTCTAG
- the fliP gene encoding flagellar type III secretion system pore protein FliP (The bacterial flagellar biogenesis protein FliP forms a type III secretion system (T3SS)-type pore required for flagellar assembly.) has product MKSLARFAKIALPLLALLLHGLAQAQTAPGQLPLIIGSGQGGTNYSVPIQTLLFFTALSFLPAVLLMMTGFTRIVIVLSLLRQALGTQSAPPNQVIVGLSLFLTFFVMGPTLDKVYEDAYLPYSTSSITFDVALTRAEAPLRSFMSKQTRQSDFALFVKLAKLPPDTKVDVAPMRVLVPAFVISELKSAFQIGFMIFIPFLVIDIVVASVLMSLGMMMLSPVLVALPFKLMLFVLADGWNLLVGSLAASFVS; this is encoded by the coding sequence ATGAAATCCCTTGCCCGTTTTGCCAAGATCGCGCTGCCTTTGCTGGCATTGCTGCTGCACGGGTTGGCCCAAGCGCAGACTGCGCCGGGCCAATTGCCCCTGATCATCGGCAGTGGCCAGGGGGGCACGAATTATTCGGTTCCCATCCAGACGTTGCTGTTCTTTACGGCACTGTCCTTTTTGCCAGCCGTGCTGCTGATGATGACGGGGTTCACCCGCATCGTGATTGTGCTGTCACTGCTGCGCCAGGCGCTGGGCACCCAGTCGGCGCCTCCCAATCAGGTCATTGTGGGATTGTCCCTGTTCCTCACCTTTTTCGTCATGGGGCCGACGCTGGACAAGGTCTATGAAGACGCCTACTTGCCCTATTCCACCAGCTCCATTACGTTTGACGTGGCTCTGACTCGGGCTGAGGCGCCCTTGCGCAGTTTCATGTCAAAGCAGACCCGACAGTCCGACTTTGCCTTGTTCGTCAAACTGGCCAAGCTGCCGCCGGATACCAAGGTCGATGTCGCTCCCATGCGCGTGCTGGTACCGGCCTTTGTCATCAGTGAGCTGAAATCGGCATTCCAGATCGGCTTCATGATCTTCATTCCGTTTTTGGTCATCGACATTGTGGTGGCCAGCGTGTTGATGTCGCTGGGCATGATGATGTTGTCGCCGGTGCTGGTTGCCCTGCCATTCAAACTGATGCTTTTTGTATTGGCTGACGGTTGGAACCTCTTGGTAGGCTCGCTGGCAGCGAGCTTCGTGAGTTAG
- a CDS encoding flagellar biosynthetic protein FliO, with protein sequence MTQSLILIGLFLCVLVSLPFLIERVKKHYGLSNLGPMGSARLVSMLALGPQQKVVTVEVGPAHARVWLVLGVTQQSIQCLHTMPADSAGAADGQAQAAEVMLKATPQP encoded by the coding sequence ATGACGCAGTCCCTGATTCTGATCGGCCTGTTTCTGTGTGTATTGGTGAGCCTTCCGTTCCTCATTGAGCGCGTCAAGAAGCACTATGGCCTGAGCAATCTGGGGCCGATGGGATCGGCCAGACTGGTGTCGATGCTGGCTTTGGGGCCGCAGCAAAAGGTGGTGACCGTAGAAGTGGGGCCTGCGCATGCCCGTGTCTGGCTGGTGTTGGGTGTGACGCAACAGTCCATACAGTGCCTGCACACCATGCCTGCCGATTCCGCAGGAGCGGCCGATGGCCAAGCTCAAGCGGCTGAGGTTATGCTCAAGGCCACCCCCCAACCTTAG
- the fliN gene encoding flagellar motor switch protein FliN — MATEDKPDEAADDGMADWAEALMEQKAADSTEAQPGSVLSGNEAPRPFSSTGPDGTTQDINMVLDIPVQLSVELGRTKVPIKHILQLGQGSVVELDALAGEPMDVLVNGYLIAQGEVVVVNDKFGIRLTDVVTPSERLRRVSKN, encoded by the coding sequence ATGGCCACTGAAGACAAGCCCGACGAAGCAGCCGACGACGGCATGGCCGATTGGGCCGAAGCGCTCATGGAGCAAAAGGCCGCCGACAGCACGGAGGCGCAACCCGGTTCGGTGCTGTCCGGCAACGAGGCGCCGCGTCCGTTTTCCTCGACAGGTCCAGACGGAACCACCCAGGACATCAACATGGTGCTGGACATCCCGGTGCAACTGTCGGTGGAACTGGGCCGCACCAAGGTGCCAATCAAACACATTCTGCAATTGGGCCAGGGCTCGGTTGTGGAGCTGGATGCATTGGCTGGTGAACCCATGGACGTGCTGGTCAATGGCTACCTGATCGCGCAAGGTGAGGTGGTGGTGGTGAACGACAAGTTCGGCATCCGGCTGACCGATGTGGTGACTCCGTCCGAGCGCCTGCGCCGCGTCAGCAAGAACTGA
- the fliM gene encoding flagellar motor switch protein FliM produces the protein MSESFLSQEEVDALLEGVTGESQKSVEEAAEHGEVRPYNISSQERIVRGRMPTMEIVNERFARNLRQGLFNFIRRSPEVSVGPVSVQRYSAFLRELAVPTNFNIVAIRPLRGSGMIVCEPSLVFGVIDTLFGGIGKFQTRIEGRDFSATEQRVINRLVEVISEEYRKAWKGIYPLELDYQRSEMQPQFVTIATPSEIVISTSFQLEIGDIAGAIHFCFPYSTLEPIRDVLYSSTQGDSMEVDKRWVNVLTREIQAAEVTLVANLAKADATVERLLSLKKGDFIELERQPRIQATVDGVPIFECNYGTHNAKYAIRIEKALRNNDHNWLGDRHGH, from the coding sequence ATGAGCGAATCGTTCCTTTCCCAAGAAGAAGTTGATGCACTTCTGGAGGGTGTAACGGGCGAAAGTCAGAAGTCGGTCGAGGAAGCGGCCGAACATGGCGAGGTTCGCCCCTACAACATCTCCAGCCAGGAGCGCATCGTGCGTGGGCGTATGCCCACGATGGAGATCGTCAATGAGCGCTTTGCCCGCAATTTGCGCCAGGGACTTTTCAACTTCATTCGCCGCAGCCCGGAAGTTTCCGTAGGGCCGGTAAGCGTGCAGCGCTACAGCGCCTTTTTGCGCGAGCTGGCGGTGCCGACCAATTTCAATATCGTGGCCATCCGGCCTTTGCGTGGTAGCGGGATGATTGTGTGCGAACCCAGTCTGGTGTTCGGTGTGATCGACACCCTGTTTGGCGGCATAGGCAAATTCCAGACGCGTATCGAGGGTCGCGATTTCTCCGCCACCGAACAGCGGGTGATCAACCGCCTGGTAGAGGTGATCTCGGAAGAGTACAGGAAGGCGTGGAAGGGCATCTATCCGCTGGAGCTGGACTACCAGCGCTCGGAAATGCAGCCTCAGTTCGTCACCATCGCGACGCCCAGCGAGATCGTGATTTCCACTTCGTTCCAGCTGGAAATCGGTGACATTGCGGGCGCCATCCACTTCTGCTTTCCGTATTCCACGCTGGAGCCCATTCGTGATGTGCTGTATTCGTCCACCCAGGGCGACTCCATGGAAGTGGACAAACGCTGGGTCAATGTGCTCACGCGGGAAATCCAGGCGGCGGAGGTGACCCTGGTAGCCAACCTGGCCAAGGCGGACGCCACGGTGGAGCGCCTGCTTTCCTTGAAGAAGGGGGACTTTATCGAGCTTGAGCGGCAACCCCGCATCCAGGCGACCGTGGATGGTGTCCCGATCTTCGAGTGCAACTACGGAACACACAACGCCAAATATGCAATTCGCATCGAAAAGGCGTTGCGCAACAATGACCACAACTGGTTAGGGGATAGACATGGCCACTGA
- a CDS encoding flagellar basal body-associated FliL family protein, with amino-acid sequence MATAAPEATEAAAPKKSKKLLIIVGAVVLVLLLGGGGAFWYISKQRAAAAAEDGEEPAKAAAHDAHPVPPAYLPMDNMVVNLADVGGDRVAQIGVTLVVTDAHASDQVKAFLPTIRSGVLLLISQKTAVELLTPEGKTKLAKEILHQALIPFGGGDEEEAAPEDGKKKKKAAAPHADLPVTGVLFSSFIVQ; translated from the coding sequence GTGGCTACTGCAGCACCCGAAGCGACCGAAGCGGCCGCCCCCAAGAAGAGCAAGAAGTTGCTGATCATTGTTGGCGCGGTGGTGCTCGTCCTGCTTTTGGGCGGAGGTGGTGCGTTCTGGTACATATCCAAGCAGCGTGCCGCTGCCGCCGCAGAAGATGGCGAAGAGCCGGCCAAGGCGGCAGCGCATGACGCGCATCCGGTGCCGCCAGCCTATCTGCCCATGGACAACATGGTGGTCAATTTGGCCGATGTCGGTGGTGATCGGGTCGCCCAGATCGGCGTGACGCTGGTGGTCACGGATGCACATGCATCCGACCAGGTCAAAGCCTTTTTGCCGACCATTCGCAGTGGTGTCCTGCTGCTGATATCGCAAAAGACGGCGGTGGAGTTGCTGACGCCGGAAGGAAAGACCAAGCTGGCCAAGGAAATCCTGCACCAGGCGCTGATTCCCTTTGGTGGCGGTGATGAAGAAGAGGCCGCGCCCGAGGATGGCAAAAAGAAGAAGAAGGCTGCGGCCCCCCACGCAGACCTGCCGGTGACTGGCGTGCTGTTTTCCAGTTTCATTGTTCAATAG
- a CDS encoding flagellar hook-length control protein FliK — protein sequence MTIELSPPATTPAKPSEAQAAKSKSKSGTSDGKPDAGANGFMAILGSIDGTAAATDTGDATTPDTSTPSAGAMDPNTLLLQNPQIAAAMQGVAIDAAGKGVDANALAASLASSGSQKGGGSQKGQDASLPQDGKGGVRPVRLGVGDVQESVPRDVTISQESATVGLQHAGAHAKGGKDSLPTLSDSTSSTAANATAATPASDHKEAVDAKFLAALEQAKAAPASKVAEPALVALNNRPEKSQSERAIGGAKNADPTYTGTAIGVTGPDFSQTAAQPTAMAPDMQVAEQVTYWVSQNVQNAEMKLDGLGHSPVEVSISVQGNEAQIAFRSDEAMTRGVLESAGAHLKDMLQREGMVLTGVSVGTSGSGDSGAGDRRGRQSARQVAIAPLQPVVASGAARAGAATGRSVDLFV from the coding sequence ATGACCATCGAACTCAGCCCCCCTGCCACAACACCTGCCAAGCCGAGCGAAGCGCAGGCTGCCAAATCCAAATCCAAGTCTGGAACGTCTGACGGCAAACCGGATGCCGGTGCCAATGGATTCATGGCGATACTGGGTTCCATCGACGGCACAGCCGCCGCGACAGATACGGGTGATGCGACGACCCCGGATACCTCCACCCCATCTGCTGGTGCGATGGATCCCAATACCCTGCTGTTGCAGAACCCCCAGATTGCCGCCGCGATGCAAGGCGTCGCCATCGATGCGGCCGGAAAGGGTGTTGATGCAAATGCGTTGGCAGCCAGCCTGGCTTCCAGTGGTTCGCAAAAGGGTGGTGGTTCGCAAAAGGGGCAGGACGCTTCCTTGCCACAAGACGGCAAGGGCGGTGTGCGTCCGGTGCGCCTTGGTGTGGGTGACGTTCAGGAATCCGTCCCCCGGGACGTGACGATCAGCCAGGAGTCGGCAACCGTGGGCCTGCAGCATGCGGGTGCGCACGCCAAGGGCGGCAAGGACAGCCTGCCCACGCTTTCGGATTCCACCAGTTCCACCGCCGCCAATGCCACCGCGGCCACGCCTGCAAGTGACCACAAGGAGGCTGTGGATGCGAAATTCCTGGCCGCGCTGGAACAGGCCAAAGCCGCACCTGCCAGCAAAGTTGCGGAGCCCGCTCTGGTGGCGTTGAACAACCGGCCCGAAAAGTCGCAGTCCGAGCGCGCCATAGGCGGTGCGAAGAATGCCGACCCCACCTACACGGGCACCGCAATTGGCGTCACTGGTCCGGATTTCTCGCAGACCGCAGCGCAGCCCACGGCCATGGCGCCGGACATGCAGGTTGCTGAGCAGGTAACGTACTGGGTATCGCAAAACGTGCAGAACGCCGAGATGAAACTCGACGGTCTGGGCCACTCCCCCGTGGAAGTGAGCATCAGCGTCCAGGGCAATGAGGCGCAGATTGCGTTCCGCAGCGACGAGGCAATGACACGCGGCGTGCTGGAGAGCGCAGGCGCCCACCTGAAAGACATGCTGCAACGTGAGGGCATGGTGTTGACCGGAGTGTCCGTAGGTACTTCGGGCAGCGGCGACTCCGGAGCGGGTGACCGACGGGGACGCCAGTCGGCAAGGCAGGTGGCCATTGCTCCGCTGCAGCCGGTGGTGGCCTCTGGCGCGGCGCGCGCGGGAGCCGCAACAGGACGTTCGGTGGATCTTTTTGTGTAG
- the fliJ gene encoding flagellar export protein FliJ, producing MPKFRALELAIDQASRQRDEQARLYAQAQRALSYARNQLDQLQNYSADTDARWVAGRAVNLSVEMVKHHYQFMDRLQNAVHLQQGVLQNLERQLEAAHQRVLQAEFRLAGFKQVLKARRAAHSQLLHRREQLATDEFAAQRHIRGRADQSLEDVS from the coding sequence ATGCCTAAATTCAGAGCGCTGGAACTTGCCATCGACCAGGCCTCGCGGCAGCGCGATGAGCAGGCGCGTCTGTATGCGCAGGCGCAGCGTGCACTTAGCTATGCGCGCAACCAGCTCGACCAGTTGCAGAACTATTCGGCAGATACCGATGCGCGCTGGGTTGCCGGCCGCGCCGTCAATCTGTCGGTGGAAATGGTCAAACACCATTACCAGTTCATGGACCGATTGCAAAACGCCGTGCATCTGCAGCAGGGTGTCTTGCAGAATCTGGAGCGCCAGCTGGAGGCCGCCCACCAGCGCGTGCTGCAGGCCGAGTTTCGCCTGGCCGGATTCAAGCAAGTGCTCAAGGCCCGGCGCGCAGCCCATAGCCAACTCCTGCACCGGCGCGAACAGCTCGCCACCGACGAATTTGCCGCTCAGCGCCACATCCGTGGCCGTGCCGATCAATCCCTGGAAGACGTTTCATGA